In a genomic window of Zingiber officinale cultivar Zhangliang chromosome 9B, Zo_v1.1, whole genome shotgun sequence:
- the LOC122022690 gene encoding uncharacterized protein LOC122022690, giving the protein MFVWEKDHATGANAETPADAVEEINLYDEEVDTFNTETHAECYKGEESNDANQAIRKSETLDSSICLSNKKLTTRKRKGKTNDVLGDLMGEIHKYVIAVNEANEEMKGISTYFKKQTESSDRKMKIYDELIEFSKQEIMDVGEYILKDKHKVDNFFALPKTFRRNYVVKQLNEIHPK; this is encoded by the coding sequence ATGTTTGTGTGGGAGAAAGATCATGCCACAGGAGCTAATGCAGAAACCCCTGCTGATGCAGTAGAAGAGATAAATTTATACGATGAAGAGGTTGACACGTTTAATACAGAAACTCATGCTGAATGCTACAAAGGTGAAGAGTCTAATGATGCCAACCAAGCAATAAGAAAATCTGAGACTCTAGATTCATCAATTTGTCTGTCAAATAAGAAGTTAACCACTAGAAAGAGAAAAGGGAAGACTAATGATGTTCTAGGTGACTTGATGGGAGAGATTCATAAATATGTTATTGCTGTTAATGAGGCTAATGAGGAGATGAAAGGAATTTCCACCTACTTCAAGAAACAAACTGAGAGTAGTGATAGAAAAATGAAGATATATGATGAGTTAATAGAATTTTCTAAGCAAGAAATTATGGATGTTGGGGAGTATATTCTCAAGGATAAACACAAGGTTGACAACTTCTTCGCATTGCCAAAGacatttaggagaaattatgtgGTGAAGCAGCTCAATGAAATCCATCCAAAATGA
- the LOC122023571 gene encoding DNA mismatch repair protein MSH2-like isoform X1 — protein MAAEASPGANKLPELKLDARQAQGFISFFKTLPKDPRAVRFFDRRDYYTVHGENATFVARSYYHTTTALRQLGSGSDGISSMSVSKSMFESIARDLLLERTDHTLELYEGSGSNWKLAKTGTPGNINSFEDILFANNDMQDSPVTVALFPVFRENQCTVGLSFVDMTKRKLGAAEFLDDNQFTNTESVLVALGCRECLIPAECGISIEFKALNVALSKCNVLLSERKKSEFKSRDLMQDLSRIIRGPTEPVRDLLSDFEYALSALGALISYMELLADDNNYGNFTIEKYNLDNCMRLDSAAMRALNVLESKTDFNKNFSLFGLMNRTCTAGMGKRLLNRWLKQPLLDVDEIICRLDLVQAFAEDAELCQGLRQHLKRISDIERLTQALRKKRSNLQPVIKLYQSSIRVPYIRDVLEHYEGQFSSLLRKKYSEPLNFWMGEDKLNKFIALVEISIDLDQLENGEYMISPGYDESLAVLRNQLDEAEQQINNLHKQTANDLELSVDKSLKLEKGTQFGHAFRITKKEEQKVRKKLNNAYIVLETRKDGIKFTNSKLKKLGNQYQEILNDYTNCQKGLVARVVDVSASFSEIFEAVAGILSEMDVLLSFANLATSCPVPYVRPDITPSDQGDIILEGCRHPCVESQDGVNFIPNDCKLVRGKSWFQIITGPNMGGKSTFIRQVGVNVLMAQVGCFVPCERATISIRDCIFARVGAGDCQLRGVSTFMQEMLETASILNGASEKSLIIIDELGRGTSTYDGFGLAWAICEHLVEVTRAPTLFATHFHELTTLALVDTQECSSLATVGVANYHVGAHIDSSSRKLTMLYKLQPGACDQSFGIHVAELANFPEDVVSLARRKADELEDFSQGSKDSDGSEKQVGCKRKRLCTPEDITKGAARAHRFLEEFAALPLDQMDMKQSMEHVNKLRTELENDASNFPWLQQFF, from the exons ATGGCAGCAGAGGCTTCTCCCGGCGCCAACAAGCTGCCCGAACTcaaattag ATGCTAGGCAGGCACAGGGATTCATCTCGTTCTTCAAAACCCTCCCCAAA GATCCTAGAGCTGTGCGCTTTTTTGATCGCCGG GACTATTATACAGTTCATGGTGAGAATGCTACTTTTGTTGCAAGGTCATATTACCACACAACCACTGCTTTGCGACAATTAGGTAGTGGCTCAGATGGAATTTCCAGTATGAGTGTCAGTAAAAGCATGTTTGAGTCTATAGCTCGTGATCTTTTACTGGAGAGGACAGATCACACATTAGAGCTATATGAAGGAAGTGGTTCAAATTGGAAATTGGCAAAAACAGGAACACCTGGCAATATTAATAgttttgaagatatcttgtttgcCAATAATGACATGCAGGATTCCCCTGTGACAGTTGCATTGTTTCCTGTTTTCCGTGAGAACCAGTGTACTGTGGGACTAAGTTTTGTAGATATGACCAAACGGAAGCTTGGTGCAGCAGAGTTCCTTGATGATAATCAGTTCACAAATACTGAATCAGTTTTGGTAGCTCTTGGTTGTAGGGAATGTCTTATACCTGCAGAATGCGGAATATCAATAGAATTCAAAGCTCTTAATGTAGCTTTATCCAAATGTAATGTTCTTCTGAGTGAAAGAAAGAAATCTGAGTTCAAGTCAAGGGATTTGATGCAGGATCTCAGTAGGATCATCAGAGGGCCTACTGAACCTGTTAGAGATTTGCTTTCAGATTTTGAATATGCATTGAGTGCCCTAGGTGCATTGATATCTTATATGGAATTGCTTGCTGATGATAACAATTATGGGAATTTTACCATTGAAAAATACAACTTAGATAACTGTATGAGGTTGGATTCTGCAGCAATGAGAGCACTGAATGTCCTTGAAAGCAAAAcggattttaataaaaacttcagTTTGTTTGGTCTAATGAATAGAACGTGCACTGCTGGCATGGGCAAAAGGTTGCTTAATAGGTGGCTGAAACAACCTTTGTTAGATGTCGATGAAATCATTTGTAGGTTAGACTTGGTTCAGGCATTTGCAGAGGACGCAGAGCTTTGTCAAGGATTGAGACAACATCTGAAGAGAATTTCTGATATCGAGAGGTTGACCCAGGCACTGAGGAAGAAGAGATCTAATTTGCAACCAGTCATAAAATTGTATCAG TCAAGCATTAGGGTACCTTACATAAGAGATGTACTTGAGCATTACGAAGGTCAATTTTCCTCACTGTTAAGGAAAAAGTATTCCGAGCCCCTAAACTTCTGGATGGGTGAGGATAAACTAAATAAGTTCATCGCTCTTGTTGAAATCTCTATTGATCTTGATCAACTTGAGAATGGAGAATACATGATCTCACCTGGGTATGATGAAAGCTTAGCTGTGCTAAGGAACCAACTCGACGAAGCGGAGCAACAAATAAACAATTTGCATAAGCAAACAGCAAATGATCTTGAACTTTCTGTTGATAAGTCACTGAAATTGGAGAAGGGAACACAATTTGGACATGCATTTAGGATcacaaagaaagaagaacaaaaggTGAGAAAGAAACTTAATAATGCTTACATTGTTCTGGAAACTCGGAAGGATGGTATAAAGTTCACAAATTCGAAGTTAAAAAAGTTGGGAAATCAGTACCAAGAGATACTGAATGATTACACAAATTGTCAGAAAGGTCTTGTGGCTAGAGTAGTTGATGTTTCTGCTTCCTTTTCTGAG ATATTTGAGGCTGTTGCTGGGATTCTATCTGAGATGGATGTTCTTCTGAGCTTTGCTAATTTGGCAACCAGCTGTCCTGTTCCATATGTGAGACCAGATATCACACCCTCG GATCAAGGGGATATCATACTAGAAGGTTGCAGACATCCTTGTGTGGAATCTCAGGATGGTGTTAATTTCATACCTAATGATTGTAAACTA GTCCGTGGAAAGAGTTGGTTTCAGATCATAACAGGGCCAAATATGGGCGGGAAATCAACTTTTATCCGGCAG GTTGGTGTGAATGTGCTGATGGCGCAAGTTGGTTGCTTTGTTCCTTGTGAGAGAGCAACCATTAGCATAAGAGATTGTATATTTGCTCGTGTCGGAGCCGGTGATTGCCAG CTTCGCGGTGTTTCTACATTCATGCAAGAAATGCTTGAGACTGCTTCAATCTTGAATGGCGCTTCTGAGAAGTCGCTGATAATTATTGATGAGTTGGGCCGTGGAACATCAACTTATGATGGATTTG GCTTGGCATGGGCAATCTGTGAACATCTTGTGGAGGTTACTAGGGCGCCAACTCTTTTTGCAACTCATTTCCATGAACTCACTACATTAGCTCTTGTAGACACCCAGGAATGTTCTAGTCTGGCCACCGTTGGAGTGGCAAATTATCATGTTGGAGCGCACATAGATTCATCAAGTCGAAAGTTGACTATGCTTTACAAG CTCCAACCTGGTGCTTGTGATCAAAGCTTCGGTATTCATGTTGCGGAACTTGCAAATTTTCCTGAAGATGTTGTAA